Proteins found in one Bacillus subtilis subsp. subtilis str. 168 genomic segment:
- the spoIIIAD gene encoding stage III sporulation protein (feeding tube apparatus) (Evidence 1a: Function from experimental evidences in the studied strain; PubMedId: 1766372, 15028710, 15849754, 16850406, 28784753; Product type cp: cell process), giving the protein MQIDIVQIVGLGLIATFLSLIVKEQKPTFAFLIVVFAGCAIFLYLVDQIYDIIRMIEKIAINANVNMVYVETILKIIGIAYIAEFGAQLTKDAGQGAIASKIELAGKILILVMAVPILTVIIETILGLIPSMS; this is encoded by the coding sequence TTGCAGATTGACATTGTTCAAATTGTAGGTTTAGGGCTGATCGCCACCTTCCTTTCTTTAATTGTAAAAGAACAAAAGCCGACTTTTGCGTTTTTAATCGTCGTTTTTGCCGGATGTGCCATTTTTCTTTATTTGGTAGACCAAATCTACGACATTATTCGAATGATAGAAAAAATTGCGATTAATGCAAATGTCAACATGGTCTATGTTGAAACCATTTTAAAGATTATCGGAATCGCCTATATTGCTGAATTCGGGGCACAGCTCACAAAAGATGCCGGTCAAGGAGCCATCGCCTCGAAAATAGAATTGGCGGGGAAAATTTTAATACTCGTAATGGCTGTGCCTATTTTAACCGTCATTATCGAAACGATTCTCGGACTTATACCTTCTATGTCATAA
- the spoIIIAC gene encoding stage III sporulation protein (feeding tube apparatus) (Evidence 1a: Function from experimental evidences in the studied strain; PubMedId: 1766372, 15028710, 17693505, 28784753; Product type cp: cell process) — MGVDVNVIFQIAGVGIVVAFLHTILDQMGKKEYAQWVTLLGFIYILFMVATIVDDLFKKIKAVFLFQG, encoded by the coding sequence ATGGGAGTAGACGTGAATGTCATATTTCAAATCGCCGGAGTGGGAATCGTGGTCGCTTTTTTACACACGATATTGGATCAGATGGGCAAGAAAGAATATGCTCAGTGGGTGACGCTGTTAGGTTTTATCTATATTTTATTTATGGTCGCCACGATTGTAGATGACCTATTTAAAAAGATAAAAGCTGTGTTTTTATTCCAAGGATAG
- the spoIIIAB gene encoding stage III sporulation protein (feeding tube apparatus) (Evidence 1a: Function from experimental evidences in the studied strain; PubMedId: 1766372, 15028710, 17693505, 28784753; Product type cp: cell process), with product MLKLLGAVFIVVATTWTGFEMAKIYTERPRQIRQLRAALQSLEAEIMYGHTPLHTASQQIAKQLAQPVSTLFSAFSDQLDKGSDSAKTAWEQSLKKVWDTLSLKKSEYEVLKQFGETLGIHDRISQQKHIKLALTHLEASEADAEQAQAKNEKMIKSLGFLAGLLLILLLM from the coding sequence ATGCTGAAGCTGCTGGGCGCTGTATTCATTGTGGTAGCGACAACATGGACAGGTTTTGAGATGGCGAAGATTTATACAGAACGGCCGCGGCAAATCCGCCAGCTGCGTGCGGCGCTTCAATCCCTCGAGGCTGAAATCATGTACGGCCATACACCGCTTCATACTGCTTCACAGCAGATTGCCAAACAGCTCGCACAGCCTGTTTCAACTCTTTTTTCCGCATTCAGTGATCAGCTGGACAAGGGAAGTGATTCCGCGAAAACGGCGTGGGAGCAAAGCTTAAAGAAGGTATGGGACACCCTGTCTTTGAAAAAAAGCGAATACGAAGTGCTGAAGCAGTTTGGCGAGACGCTTGGGATTCATGATCGAATCTCTCAGCAAAAGCACATCAAGCTGGCGCTGACACATTTGGAAGCCTCAGAAGCGGATGCTGAGCAGGCGCAAGCGAAAAACGAAAAGATGATAAAAAGTTTGGGCTTTTTAGCGGGCTTGTTACTCATTCTTCTATTGATGTAA
- the spoIIIAA gene encoding ATP-binding stage III sporulation protein (Evidence 1a: Function from experimental evidences in the studied strain; PubMedId: 1766372, 15028710, 17693505, 28784753; Product type cp: cell process) yields MNEIAEVLPESMKNALSEIPEQQWLEIEEVRIRINRPVELIRRGQPVYLSYAGTAEDAHLILSRLSNYSMYTLEEELKKGYVTIRGGHRVGLAGRVITENGGVKGLRDIASFNIRIARQKLGIAEPLLPYLYQNSWLNTLIIGPPQTGKTTLLRDLARLSSTGKKNMLPVKTGIVDERSEIAGCLRGIPQHQFGQRIDVLDACPKAEGLMMMIRSMSPEVMIVDEIGRMEDTDALLEALHAGVSVIVSAHGWSISDLMKRPSLKRLWEERAFDRYLELSRAKGPGTVSQIYDKDGNVLSRTTGVKTC; encoded by the coding sequence TTGAATGAAATCGCTGAGGTTCTCCCTGAATCCATGAAAAACGCCCTTTCTGAAATACCGGAACAACAATGGCTGGAAATCGAAGAAGTCAGAATTCGGATCAACCGCCCTGTTGAATTGATTCGAAGAGGACAACCTGTTTATTTGTCCTATGCGGGCACGGCCGAGGATGCCCATCTGATCCTGAGCCGGCTCAGCAACTATAGTATGTATACACTTGAAGAAGAGCTGAAGAAAGGGTATGTCACGATCAGAGGCGGCCACAGAGTCGGACTGGCGGGCAGAGTCATTACGGAAAACGGAGGTGTGAAAGGCCTCCGTGACATCGCATCTTTTAATATACGAATTGCCCGGCAAAAGCTGGGGATTGCGGAGCCGCTGCTTCCATACTTATATCAAAACAGCTGGCTGAATACGCTGATTATCGGACCGCCCCAAACCGGCAAAACAACACTTCTCCGGGACCTTGCGAGGCTCTCAAGCACCGGCAAAAAAAACATGCTGCCCGTAAAGACAGGGATCGTCGATGAACGGTCAGAGATTGCCGGATGTCTTCGCGGTATTCCGCAGCATCAATTTGGTCAGAGAATTGACGTGTTAGACGCCTGTCCAAAAGCTGAAGGGCTGATGATGATGATTCGATCCATGAGCCCTGAGGTGATGATTGTCGATGAAATCGGGCGTATGGAAGATACAGATGCACTTCTGGAGGCGCTGCATGCCGGTGTTTCAGTAATCGTATCGGCGCATGGCTGGAGTATATCCGACCTGATGAAGCGGCCTTCATTGAAGCGTTTGTGGGAAGAAAGAGCCTTTGACCGCTATTTGGAATTATCAAGAGCAAAAGGGCCGGGCACAGTGAGCCAAATTTATGACAAAGACGGAAATGTGCTGTCTAGGACGACGGGCGTGAAAACATGCTGA
- the yqhV gene encoding hypothetical protein (Evidence 4: Unknown function but conserved in other organisms) has translation MKFLLGNINSTVLTMAGLRVLSSMIELTAAIVMLVTNDVRKAVVVNSILAIVGPLIFIITMTVGIYQIAGQLSYAKLILIFTGVVLILAGVHK, from the coding sequence ATGAAATTTTTACTTGGAAATATCAATTCTACTGTTTTAACAATGGCGGGATTACGAGTTTTATCCTCTATGATTGAGCTGACGGCAGCAATTGTCATGCTTGTGACCAACGATGTCCGGAAGGCGGTTGTGGTTAACAGCATTCTCGCTATTGTCGGTCCGTTGATTTTTATCATTACAATGACTGTCGGAATCTACCAAATTGCCGGGCAGCTTTCGTATGCAAAGCTGATTCTGATTTTTACGGGTGTTGTCTTGATTTTGGCGGGTGTTCATAAATAA
- the efp gene encoding elongation factor P (Evidence 1a: Function from experimental evidences in the studied strain; PubMedId: 1956781, 14586115, 15066026, 15210970, 16014871, 27002156, 28787546; Product type f: factor): MISVNDFRTGLTIEVDGGIWRVVDFQHVKPGKGAAFVRSKLRNLRTGAIQEKTFRAGEKVAKAQIETKTMQYLYANGDQHVFMDTSSYEQLELSATQIEEELKYLLENMSVHIMMYQDETLGIELPNTVELKVVETEPGIKGDTASGGTKPAKTETGLVVNVPFFVNEGDTLVVNTSDGSYVSRA; the protein is encoded by the coding sequence ATGATTTCAGTTAACGATTTCCGTACAGGATTAACAATTGAAGTAGATGGCGGCATTTGGCGCGTCGTTGACTTCCAGCACGTAAAACCTGGAAAAGGTGCGGCATTTGTCCGCTCTAAACTCCGCAACCTTCGCACTGGCGCGATTCAGGAAAAAACATTCCGCGCTGGTGAAAAAGTAGCGAAAGCGCAAATCGAAACCAAAACAATGCAATATCTATATGCAAACGGAGATCAGCACGTATTTATGGATACTTCTTCTTATGAGCAGCTTGAACTGAGCGCAACTCAAATCGAAGAAGAATTAAAATACCTGCTAGAAAACATGTCTGTGCATATCATGATGTACCAGGATGAAACACTTGGTATCGAACTTCCAAACACAGTTGAGCTGAAAGTTGTTGAAACTGAACCTGGTATTAAAGGTGATACAGCGTCAGGCGGTACAAAACCTGCGAAAACTGAAACCGGGCTTGTTGTAAACGTGCCGTTCTTTGTGAATGAAGGCGACACACTTGTTGTCAATACATCAGACGGTTCTTACGTTTCAAGAGCATAG
- the papA gene encoding aminopeptidase (Met-Xaa and Xaa-Pro, Xaa-Pro-Xaa) (Evidence 1a: Function from experimental evidences in the studied strain; PubMedId: 23144141, 26735940, 27002156; Product type e: enzyme) translates to MKLEKLRNLFGQLGIDGMLITSNTNVRYMTGFTGSAGLAVISGDKAAFITDFRYTEQAKVQVKGFEIIEHGGSLIQTTADTVESFGIKRLGFEQNSMTYGTYASYSAVISDAELVPVAESVEKLRLIKSSEEIKILEEAAKIADDAFRHILTFMKPGISEIAVANELEFYMRSQGADSSSFDMIVASGLRSSLPHGVASDKLIESGDLVTLDFGAYYKGYCSDITRTVAVGQPSDQLKEIYQVVFDAQALGVAHIKPGMTGKEADALTRDHIAAKGYGDYFGHSTGHGLGMEVHESPGLSVRSSAILEPGMVVTVEPGIYIPETGGVRIEDDIVITENGNRTITHSPKELIIL, encoded by the coding sequence ATGAAGCTAGAGAAATTAAGAAACCTGTTTGGACAGCTGGGAATTGACGGCATGCTGATTACAAGCAACACTAATGTACGCTATATGACAGGGTTTACAGGTTCGGCGGGTTTGGCTGTTATATCGGGTGACAAAGCAGCGTTTATTACGGATTTTCGTTATACTGAGCAGGCGAAGGTTCAGGTAAAGGGTTTTGAGATCATTGAACATGGCGGCAGCTTGATTCAGACCACTGCCGACACTGTTGAATCGTTTGGCATCAAGCGTCTCGGCTTTGAACAGAACAGCATGACATATGGCACTTACGCTTCATACAGCGCCGTTATCAGTGATGCCGAATTAGTGCCTGTGGCTGAATCCGTGGAAAAGTTGCGCTTGATTAAGTCTAGTGAAGAGATTAAGATATTAGAGGAAGCTGCGAAGATTGCAGATGATGCCTTCAGACATATCTTGACGTTTATGAAACCCGGCATTTCTGAAATCGCTGTTGCCAATGAGCTGGAGTTTTATATGAGAAGCCAGGGAGCAGACAGCTCTTCTTTTGATATGATTGTCGCCTCAGGCCTTCGTTCAAGCCTTCCGCACGGTGTGGCCAGTGACAAACTGATTGAAAGCGGAGACCTTGTTACGCTTGATTTTGGCGCTTATTATAAAGGATATTGTTCTGATATTACCCGGACGGTCGCTGTAGGTCAGCCCAGTGATCAATTGAAGGAGATCTATCAGGTTGTATTTGATGCTCAGGCGCTTGGCGTCGCACATATTAAGCCGGGAATGACAGGAAAAGAGGCTGACGCCCTCACAAGGGATCATATTGCTGCAAAAGGCTACGGTGACTATTTCGGCCATTCAACCGGGCACGGGCTCGGCATGGAAGTTCATGAATCGCCGGGATTATCCGTCAGATCTTCAGCTATCCTTGAACCGGGTATGGTGGTCACAGTGGAGCCGGGCATTTACATACCAGAAACAGGCGGTGTCCGCATTGAAGATGACATCGTGATTACAGAAAACGGCAACCGGACAATCACCCATTCCCCAAAAGAACTTATTATTTTGTGA